From the Verrucomicrobiales bacterium genome, one window contains:
- a CDS encoding prepilin-type N-terminal cleavage/methylation domain-containing protein yields the protein MKCCRDRQVQRGSDVVLRGGVPLAEGLRLRQGYSLVEIMVAMTLLTVIVVGLMATLNQAQRALRASGAQTDTLENGRAFLSLLSREMQEMVQLPALVTNVYRFASVYRTDGRQLIQSIPGNPGLSRTNELQSFCFVVPSKESADWKVIFYDFRENAIKDRKVGALYRSERAFPRWKATNDLAALQAEFVSWRYSAERNTNEFSKILDGVVHLSFQPYEVTNGFPVLPQNPDGRHPRGFYFANGQPPPLHYIPGAIEVELGLLDTDTYKRSKSIDSAAAIENFLNDRSGNVQLFRQRITISTRP from the coding sequence ATGAAATGTTGCCGAGATCGTCAGGTGCAGCGAGGTTCGGATGTCGTCCTGCGCGGAGGAGTTCCTCTGGCGGAGGGGCTGCGCCTTCGCCAAGGCTATTCGCTGGTCGAGATCATGGTGGCGATGACTCTGCTGACGGTGATCGTGGTGGGATTGATGGCCACGCTGAACCAAGCCCAGCGCGCGCTCCGCGCGAGCGGGGCGCAGACGGACACCCTCGAGAACGGTCGAGCCTTTCTCAGCCTGCTCAGCCGTGAGATGCAGGAAATGGTTCAACTTCCGGCCCTGGTTACTAATGTCTACCGGTTTGCTTCGGTGTACCGCACGGATGGACGGCAGCTCATTCAGAGCATTCCTGGCAACCCCGGGTTGAGCCGGACCAACGAGCTGCAGAGTTTTTGTTTCGTCGTGCCCAGCAAGGAAAGCGCTGACTGGAAGGTGATCTTTTACGACTTCCGCGAGAATGCGATCAAGGATCGCAAGGTGGGGGCGCTGTACCGATCGGAACGCGCTTTTCCACGCTGGAAGGCAACCAATGACCTGGCGGCTCTGCAGGCAGAATTCGTTTCGTGGCGGTACAGCGCCGAGCGGAACACCAACGAGTTCAGCAAGATTCTGGACGGGGTGGTTCACCTCAGCTTCCAGCCTTACGAGGTGACGAACGGCTTCCCGGTTCTGCCCCAGAACCCGGATGGTCGGCATCCGCGCGGTTTCTATTTTGCCAACGGCCAGCCCCCACCCCTGCATTACATACCTGGTGCCATTGAGGTTGAGTTGGGCTTGCTCGACACCGACACCTACAAGCGCTCCAAGTCGATCGATAGCGCCGCCGCGATCGAGAATTTCCTGAACGACCGGTCCGGTAACGTCCAACTTTTC
- a CDS encoding type II secretion system protein → MKIMRSVSRGSLAGFTLLEIAVSLAVIGFAIVAVIGVLPTGLNIQRDTRERTIVMQDATYFLEAIRQGARGTNDLVNNVERIWVAYEKGAENPPRLEEKVRGAQFTKDSEVIEFLTLPRVANQSEHLYSVALVRSLSGTASEKGSVSGDDRIAFSYFLLTEVVPITSVPDAAFTTTEILDARERMHRTKQKNTFANNLSEVRLTIMWPPSPSTYTHGWVPRNQITLRTYVSGALLEPPQRVLNTSRFQ, encoded by the coding sequence ATGAAGATCATGCGTTCGGTTTCCCGTGGCAGTTTAGCGGGTTTCACTCTCCTTGAAATTGCGGTGAGTCTGGCTGTGATTGGCTTCGCGATCGTGGCCGTGATCGGCGTGTTGCCGACCGGACTGAACATTCAGCGGGACACCCGCGAACGCACCATCGTCATGCAGGATGCCACCTATTTCTTGGAGGCGATCCGACAGGGGGCACGGGGGACCAATGACCTGGTGAACAACGTGGAGCGAATTTGGGTCGCCTATGAGAAGGGGGCCGAAAATCCTCCCCGGCTGGAGGAAAAAGTGCGCGGGGCACAGTTCACCAAGGACTCGGAGGTTATCGAGTTCTTGACCCTTCCGCGGGTGGCGAATCAATCGGAGCATCTGTACAGCGTCGCCCTGGTGCGGTCGTTGAGCGGCACTGCTTCGGAGAAGGGCTCGGTCTCCGGAGATGACCGCATCGCCTTCAGCTATTTCCTGCTTACCGAGGTGGTTCCGATTACGAGCGTTCCTGATGCGGCATTTACGACGACCGAGATTTTAGACGCCCGCGAGCGGATGCACCGAACCAAGCAAAAGAACACATTCGCCAACAATCTGAGCGAGGTCAGGCTCACCATCATGTGGCCGCCGTCGCCATCGACCTACACACACGGATGGGTTCCTCGCAATCAGATCACCTTGCGAACCTACGTAAGCGGGGCGTTGCTCGAGCCGCCACAGCGCGTGCTCAATACCAGTCGCTTCCAATGA
- a CDS encoding prepilin-type N-terminal cleavage/methylation domain-containing protein produces the protein MITARQEWDQAGEVLRCRSRVSSSAQAFSLIELLVVIGLIALIAGLAAPALKTKSVSLDIAHRQLADDLNRARQLAISTRSTVYVLFVPLIEAGSTLTNNLPAAQKDILASRQARGYALFSRRSVGSQPGQEEPRYLSEWKELPDGVFISTNKFQSPEDDSKFFGFLPMDYLSAKENPTVKVPSEDGSTYKRLPYIAFDSTGALTLSESGYVRAEQKVENWRQSLAARAVIPLVAGSVAPARKDDGFGKRVLDWAAPSILVKAPFDPNSNFLSITNYIKRVTVDPLSGRSRVEGGEIQ, from the coding sequence ATGATCACAGCTCGTCAAGAGTGGGATCAGGCGGGTGAAGTCCTACGGTGCCGATCGAGGGTCTCGTCGAGCGCTCAGGCATTTTCATTGATCGAGCTTTTGGTTGTCATCGGGCTGATCGCGTTGATCGCCGGTTTGGCGGCGCCGGCGCTCAAGACCAAGTCGGTGTCGTTGGATATCGCGCACCGCCAGCTGGCCGATGATCTAAATCGGGCCCGCCAGCTGGCGATCAGCACGCGTTCCACCGTTTATGTTCTTTTTGTTCCTTTGATCGAGGCTGGGTCGACGCTCACCAACAATCTACCGGCCGCGCAGAAGGACATCCTGGCCAGCCGACAGGCTCGTGGCTACGCCTTGTTTTCACGACGGTCGGTCGGTTCTCAGCCGGGCCAGGAGGAGCCCCGCTACTTGTCGGAATGGAAGGAGCTCCCGGATGGGGTGTTCATCTCGACCAACAAATTTCAGAGTCCCGAGGATGATTCGAAGTTCTTCGGATTCCTGCCCATGGATTATCTGTCCGCCAAGGAGAATCCGACTGTGAAAGTGCCTTCCGAGGATGGCAGCACCTACAAACGGCTTCCCTACATTGCTTTTGATTCCACCGGAGCCCTGACGCTGAGCGAATCGGGCTATGTGCGTGCTGAGCAAAAAGTCGAAAATTGGCGCCAGTCGCTGGCTGCGCGGGCGGTGATACCGCTGGTGGCCGGGAGCGTGGCTCCGGCCCGCAAGGACGATGGCTTCGGGAAACGCGTTTTGGACTGGGCTGCGCCCAGTATTCTGGTGAAGGCCCCGTTTGATCCCAACAGCAACTTTCTGTCGATCACCAATTACATCAAGCGAGTGACGGTGGATCCGCTCAGCGGCAGAAGTCGCGTGGAAGGAGGAGAAATTCAATGA
- a CDS encoding prepilin-type N-terminal cleavage/methylation domain-containing protein, giving the protein MKQNFEPNRCRQALEIHWVDGSWEPSLIHRHSVNHSRREPIARRRAGCRVWSLSGADPGRAALCSPRSLGGSHSSNGSRQAFTLVEMLVVIAIIAILAGMILPAVTNMKGKAKIQMAHKEIADLVAAVHAYEAAYSRFPTAQKAGTDDITFGLTNPDSNAEVISILRATDIATKNYNVDNVRNPQKQNFLTGPRPAIDANSPGIDKNGIYRDPWGTPYVLSFDLNYSGKVVDEAYGKGGLERGDTQGITGLTKETEKKFKEEGKYVLVGDVMVWSMGPNRGYTSGVAATEEDNGDNILSWKR; this is encoded by the coding sequence ATGAAACAGAACTTTGAACCCAACCGCTGCCGGCAAGCGCTCGAGATCCATTGGGTCGACGGATCCTGGGAGCCCAGCCTGATTCATCGCCATTCGGTGAACCATTCGCGTCGCGAACCGATCGCTCGCCGCCGGGCCGGGTGTCGGGTCTGGTCGCTGTCCGGGGCCGATCCTGGGCGGGCCGCCCTCTGTTCCCCGCGGTCCCTGGGCGGTTCACACTCCTCCAACGGGAGCCGACAGGCGTTCACGCTGGTGGAGATGCTGGTGGTGATTGCCATCATCGCGATCCTCGCCGGGATGATCTTGCCGGCGGTGACGAATATGAAGGGGAAGGCCAAGATCCAGATGGCTCACAAGGAGATTGCGGACTTGGTGGCGGCGGTGCACGCGTACGAGGCCGCTTATAGTCGGTTTCCAACCGCGCAGAAAGCTGGGACGGACGACATCACCTTCGGTCTCACCAATCCCGATTCGAACGCCGAGGTGATCTCCATCCTGCGCGCCACGGACATCGCCACCAAGAATTACAACGTGGACAACGTCCGTAACCCGCAGAAACAAAACTTCCTCACCGGGCCTCGTCCCGCCATCGATGCCAACAGTCCGGGTATCGATAAGAACGGCATTTATCGTGATCCCTGGGGAACGCCGTACGTTCTCAGCTTCGACCTGAACTACAGTGGTAAAGTGGTCGACGAGGCCTACGGCAAGGGAGGCTTGGAGAGGGGCGATACCCAGGGGATCACCGGCCTGACCAAGGAAACCGAGAAGAAGTTCAAAGAGGAGGGGAAGTATGTTCTCGTCGGGGATGTGATGGTGTGGTCCATGGGGCCGAATCGCGGCTATACGTCGGGAGTGGCCGCGACCGAAGAGGACAACGGCGACAATATTCTCAGCTGGAAGAGGTAA
- a CDS encoding type II secretion system protein: protein MQRAARATSAFTLIELLVVIAIIGILAGMIMTSFGGASKKKTRSRLETQMNEIQTAIEEYHSKKGSYPPSTAKNLDRPPLYFELVGSFYDKSAKEYQTLDGQTRIPIDKVKSLYQTDGFQNSGLKAEEAENFYKNLKTSGFFVDADGRTLLGAPIKSTDGMNLRWRYNSLNPTNNPGRYDLWVEWTEKDGEKPEIIGNWIK from the coding sequence ATGCAGCGTGCGGCTCGTGCCACTTCGGCCTTCACCTTGATTGAGCTGTTGGTGGTGATCGCGATCATCGGGATCCTGGCTGGAATGATCATGACCTCCTTCGGCGGGGCGAGTAAGAAGAAGACGCGGAGCCGGCTGGAAACGCAGATGAACGAAATCCAGACGGCGATCGAGGAGTATCACTCGAAGAAGGGGAGCTATCCTCCTTCCACGGCCAAGAATTTAGATCGGCCCCCGCTCTATTTCGAATTGGTGGGCAGCTTCTACGACAAGTCGGCGAAGGAGTATCAGACGTTGGACGGTCAGACGCGAATCCCCATCGATAAGGTCAAGAGTCTCTATCAGACCGACGGTTTTCAAAACTCGGGTCTGAAGGCCGAGGAGGCGGAGAACTTCTACAAGAACCTCAAGACCTCAGGTTTCTTCGTCGATGCCGATGGTCGAACCCTGCTGGGCGCTCCGATTAAGTCGACCGATGGGATGAATCTTCGGTGGCGTTACAACTCCCTCAATCCGACCAACAACCCGGGGAGATACGACCTGTGGGTGGAGTGGACTGAGAAGGACGGGGAGAAGCCTGAGATCATTGGTAACTGGATAAAGTAA